A single window of Hymenobacter sp. APR13 DNA harbors:
- a CDS encoding bifunctional nuclease family protein, which produces MKKIPLEILGLSSSQSQSGSFALILGEKTGNRRLPIIIGMFEAQSIAIQIEKINPNRPLTHDLFKSFAEQVHVAVLEVLISDLKEGVFYSKIVCSDGATTFELDSRPSDAIAIGLRFGVPIFTVESVLSEAGIILSDLDENAEDSDDDEDDDDEDDTNEGPAKPAPTPREPSGQVSLDELTKMLAQALEREDYEKAAKIRDELNKRDS; this is translated from the coding sequence GTGAAAAAAATACCGCTCGAAATCCTGGGCCTCTCGTCCAGCCAGTCGCAGTCGGGTTCCTTTGCCCTCATCCTGGGGGAGAAGACCGGCAACCGACGCCTGCCGATCATCATCGGCATGTTTGAGGCGCAGAGCATTGCCATTCAGATAGAGAAAATTAACCCGAACCGGCCCCTCACGCACGACTTGTTCAAGTCGTTTGCCGAGCAGGTACACGTGGCCGTGCTGGAAGTCCTGATTTCCGACCTGAAGGAAGGCGTGTTCTACTCCAAGATTGTGTGCTCCGACGGGGCCACTACCTTCGAGCTGGATTCGCGCCCTTCCGACGCCATTGCCATCGGCCTGCGCTTCGGTGTGCCCATCTTCACGGTGGAAAGCGTGCTGAGCGAAGCCGGTATCATTCTGTCGGACCTCGATGAAAACGCCGAAGACTCGGACGACGACGAGGATGACGACGACGAGGACGACACCAACGAGGGCCCGGCCAAGCCGGCTCCCACGCCCCGCGAGCCCAGCGGCCAGGTGTCCTTGGACGAGCTGACCAAGATGCTGGCGCAGGCGCTGGAGCGCGAAGACTACGAGAAAGCCGCCAAAATCCGCGACGAACTCAACAAGCGCGACAGCTAA
- a CDS encoding ABC transporter ATP-binding protein: MIEVHNIQKSFNGNPVLKGITCTFETGKCNLLLGGSGTGKSVLLQCIVGLMKPDLGSITFDGTVFTNNKVDIRQEIRRKIGMLFQGSALFDSMTVYENTEFPLKMLTPEMSKEERRDRVEFCLKRVGLENAGNKMPSEISGGMKKRVGIARAIAPNCTYLFCDEPNSGLDPATSIKIDELIHEITHEYGITTVVITHDMNSVVEIGDHIIFMHKGLKLWDGTKDEILNAKVPELREFIFSSSLVRAAKRVDEESEGGLEALANEPLSEV; this comes from the coding sequence ATGATTGAGGTCCATAATATCCAGAAGTCGTTCAACGGCAACCCCGTACTGAAAGGCATCACCTGCACCTTCGAAACCGGCAAGTGCAACCTGCTGCTGGGTGGCTCCGGCACCGGCAAAAGCGTGCTGCTGCAGTGCATTGTTGGGTTGATGAAGCCCGACCTGGGCAGCATCACCTTCGACGGCACGGTGTTTACCAACAACAAGGTGGATATCCGGCAGGAAATCCGCCGCAAAATCGGGATGCTGTTCCAGGGCTCGGCCCTGTTCGACTCGATGACGGTGTATGAAAACACTGAGTTTCCGCTGAAGATGCTCACGCCGGAAATGAGCAAGGAGGAACGCCGCGACCGGGTGGAATTCTGCCTGAAGCGCGTGGGCTTGGAAAATGCTGGCAATAAAATGCCTTCCGAAATTTCGGGCGGCATGAAAAAGCGCGTGGGTATTGCCCGCGCCATTGCCCCCAACTGCACCTACCTGTTCTGCGACGAGCCCAACTCCGGCCTCGACCCCGCCACCAGCATCAAAATCGATGAGCTGATTCACGAAATCACGCACGAATACGGCATCACCACCGTCGTCATCACCCACGACATGAACTCGGTGGTGGAAATCGGTGACCATATCATCTTCATGCACAAGGGCCTCAAGCTCTGGGACGGCACCAAGGATGAAATCCTGAACGCCAAAGTGCCAGAACTGCGCGAGTTCATCTTCAGCAGCAGCCTCGTACGCGCCGCTAAGCGCGTCGACGAAGAATCGGAAGGCGGTCTGGAAGCTTTGGCCAACGAGCCGCTTTCAGAAGTGTAG
- a CDS encoding electron transfer flavoprotein subunit alpha/FixB family protein, translating to MSVLVVVECDGGEVKKSSLEVASYGSQVAQMLGTTATAVAVGEATEANLAKLGEQGITKVLHDAEPRLKDFVNGAYTKLIAAAAQKEDAKIIVLANSNIGASVGSRLSIRLQASIATNVVELPKTDGGSFTVKRGAFSGKAFADVKLDGDRKIIAVKKNSIEALHEAGKTAQVEAFSAQLSDADFADAPKQVVMQDQAGGILLPEADLVVSGGRGMKGPENWNLIEDLAKALGAATACSKPVSDVDWRPHHEHVGQTGITVSPNLYIACGISGAIQHLAGVNSSKVIVVINKDPEAPFFKAADYGIVGDVFDVLPKLTQAVKELN from the coding sequence ATGTCTGTACTAGTAGTTGTTGAATGTGACGGCGGCGAGGTAAAGAAATCCTCGCTGGAAGTAGCTTCCTACGGCAGCCAGGTAGCCCAGATGCTGGGTACCACGGCCACGGCCGTAGCCGTGGGTGAAGCCACCGAAGCCAACCTGGCCAAGCTGGGCGAGCAGGGCATCACCAAGGTGCTGCACGACGCCGAACCCCGCCTCAAGGATTTCGTGAACGGGGCCTACACCAAGCTGATTGCGGCCGCCGCCCAGAAGGAAGACGCCAAAATCATCGTGTTGGCTAACTCCAACATCGGTGCTTCGGTTGGCTCGCGCCTGTCGATTCGGTTGCAGGCTAGCATTGCCACCAACGTGGTAGAGCTGCCCAAAACCGACGGTGGCTCGTTCACGGTGAAGCGCGGGGCCTTCTCGGGCAAAGCCTTTGCTGATGTGAAGCTGGACGGTGACCGGAAAATCATTGCCGTTAAAAAGAACTCCATCGAAGCTCTGCACGAGGCTGGCAAAACCGCTCAGGTGGAGGCCTTCTCGGCTCAGCTGTCGGATGCCGACTTCGCCGATGCTCCTAAGCAAGTAGTGATGCAGGACCAGGCTGGCGGCATTCTGCTGCCCGAGGCTGACCTCGTGGTATCGGGTGGCCGGGGCATGAAAGGCCCCGAGAACTGGAACCTCATCGAGGATCTGGCGAAGGCTCTGGGTGCGGCTACGGCCTGCTCCAAGCCCGTATCGGACGTGGATTGGCGCCCTCACCACGAGCACGTGGGTCAGACCGGCATCACCGTATCGCCGAACCTGTACATTGCCTGCGGTATTTCGGGTGCCATCCAGCACTTGGCCGGCGTGAACTCGAGCAAGGTGATTGTGGTCATCAACAAAGACCCCGAGGCTCCGTTCTTCAAAGCTGCCGACTACGGCATCGTGGGCGACGTGTTTGATGTGCTGCCTAAGCTCACGCAAGCGGTAAAAGAGCTGAACTAA
- a CDS encoding electron transfer flavoprotein subunit beta/FixA family protein, with protein sequence MKFLVCISNVPDTTTKITFTPDNKEFNKAGVQFVINPWDEYALTRAIELKEAQGAGTVTVLNVGEADTEPNIRKALAIGADDAIRVNAHPKDAFFVAQQIASIAKDGGYDVILMGKESIDYNGFQVHGMVGELLGIPTVAPAMKLDMSGNTATLEREIEGGKEIVEVNTPFVASCQQPMCEPRIPNMRGIMTARTKPLKVVEPTADAARTEVAAFALPPQKQGVKLIPAESAGELIKLLRNEAKVI encoded by the coding sequence ATGAAGTTTCTCGTTTGCATCAGCAACGTACCCGACACGACCACCAAAATCACGTTTACTCCTGATAACAAGGAGTTTAACAAAGCTGGCGTGCAGTTCGTGATTAATCCGTGGGATGAGTATGCACTCACTCGCGCCATTGAGCTGAAAGAAGCTCAGGGTGCCGGCACGGTCACCGTCCTCAACGTAGGCGAGGCCGACACCGAGCCCAACATCCGCAAGGCCCTGGCCATCGGCGCCGACGACGCCATCCGCGTCAACGCCCACCCGAAGGATGCCTTCTTCGTGGCCCAGCAAATCGCCAGCATCGCCAAAGACGGCGGCTACGACGTGATTCTGATGGGTAAGGAAAGCATCGACTACAACGGCTTCCAAGTGCACGGCATGGTAGGCGAGCTGCTCGGCATCCCGACGGTGGCCCCGGCCATGAAGCTGGATATGAGCGGCAACACCGCCACGCTGGAGCGCGAAATCGAAGGCGGCAAGGAAATCGTGGAGGTGAACACGCCTTTCGTGGCTTCCTGCCAGCAGCCGATGTGCGAGCCCCGCATCCCCAACATGCGCGGCATCATGACGGCCCGCACCAAGCCCCTGAAAGTGGTGGAGCCCACCGCCGACGCGGCCCGCACCGAGGTAGCCGCCTTCGCGCTGCCCCCCCAGAAGCAAGGCGTGAAGCTCATCCCGGCCGAAAGCGCCGGCGAGCTGATCAAACTGCTCCGCAACGAAGCCAAGGTCATCTAA
- a CDS encoding MlaE family ABC transporter permease, producing MVKTFGSFLLFIQSMLSRKERFAVLWQRTIDECILIGTDSVFIVSIVSAFIGAVTCVQIAYNLINPLIPKSTIGFMVREMTILELAPTITSIVLAGKVGSSIAGGLGTMRITEQVSALEVMGINSASYLVLPRIIAAMLMFPLLVILAMMLSIMGGYLAGTLSGAMSAQEYIEGIRTDFVPYNILFALIKSVVFAFLVSAISSFKGYYTEGGALEVGAASTGAVTNSIIAILLADYALAAILL from the coding sequence ATGGTTAAGACCTTCGGCTCTTTCCTGCTGTTCATCCAGAGTATGCTCTCCCGCAAGGAGCGGTTTGCCGTGCTCTGGCAGCGTACCATCGACGAGTGCATCCTCATCGGCACCGATTCGGTGTTTATCGTGTCCATCGTTTCGGCCTTCATCGGGGCCGTAACGTGCGTGCAGATTGCCTACAACCTCATCAACCCGCTCATCCCGAAAAGCACTATCGGGTTCATGGTGCGCGAGATGACCATTCTGGAGCTGGCCCCCACCATCACCAGCATCGTGCTGGCCGGTAAGGTGGGCAGCAGCATTGCCGGCGGCCTGGGCACCATGCGCATCACCGAGCAGGTATCAGCGCTGGAAGTAATGGGCATCAACTCGGCCTCCTATCTGGTGCTGCCGCGCATCATTGCCGCCATGCTCATGTTTCCGCTGCTCGTGATTCTGGCCATGATGCTCTCCATCATGGGCGGCTACCTGGCCGGCACGCTCTCCGGCGCCATGTCGGCCCAGGAGTACATTGAAGGCATTCGCACCGACTTCGTCCCCTACAACATTCTTTTCGCCCTGATCAAGTCAGTGGTGTTTGCCTTCCTGGTGTCAGCCATTTCTTCCTTCAAAGGCTACTACACTGAGGGCGGCGCCCTGGAAGTAGGAGCCGCCAGCACGGGCGCGGTTACCAACTCCATCATTGCCATTCTGCTGGCCGACTACGCGCTGGCCGCTATTCTACTTTAA
- a CDS encoding YfiT family bacillithiol transferase, with translation MSDSASSDLRYPIGRPVLPEAPLDHGRRTAYIAHLATLPDQVRAAVAGLTPAQLDTPYRPGGWTVRQLVHHLPDSHLNAYTRCRLALTEDNPTIKPYDEAAWAELPDVEATPPAVSLALLEALHIRWVRLLRNLTEAQWQRTFHHPDSGCNFTLDQALALYSWHSRHHLAHITELRRREQW, from the coding sequence ATGTCTGATTCTGCTTCTTCCGACCTCCGCTACCCCATCGGCCGGCCCGTGCTGCCTGAGGCGCCGCTGGACCACGGCCGCCGCACGGCCTACATTGCCCACCTGGCCACCCTGCCCGACCAGGTGCGGGCCGCCGTGGCCGGCCTCACGCCCGCCCAGCTCGACACGCCCTACCGCCCCGGCGGCTGGACCGTGCGCCAACTCGTCCATCACCTGCCCGACTCGCACCTGAACGCCTACACCCGCTGCCGGCTGGCCCTCACCGAGGACAACCCCACCATCAAGCCCTACGACGAAGCCGCCTGGGCCGAACTGCCCGATGTGGAGGCCACGCCGCCGGCCGTATCGTTGGCGCTGCTGGAGGCGCTGCACATTCGCTGGGTGCGGCTGCTGCGTAACCTCACCGAGGCCCAGTGGCAGCGCACCTTCCACCACCCCGATTCCGGCTGCAACTTCACGCTGGACCAGGCGCTGGCATTGTACTCCTGGCACAGCCGGCACCATTTGGCTCATATCACGGAGCTGCGCCGCCGCGAGCAGTGGTAG